Part of the Ziziphus jujuba cultivar Dongzao chromosome 8, ASM3175591v1 genome is shown below.
TTCATGATAAGATGATCAAGAGGGCAATACTTCTCTCCTGTTTCCTGGTGGTGAACTACAGAATGCCGATGACTAAATGTACCTCTTTCAACATCCTGCCCACTCAGTCGAACATGGTTACCTTCTATTACCAATGTAGCAAAGGCAAGTGCTTCCCCAAGTGCCCAGTCAATGCCTTCACCAGTTTCAATCATTTGTGCACGTTGATCATAAACCTTCTTTACTGCTCTGTGAGGCTTAAAATTCTCTGGAAGTGATGTGATAGCTTTTCCAACATTCTTCAAAATCTCTGGTTTTACCCTGTGCAACAGCATAAGAATTTTAGTAAAAGAGTCTTTTGACATCAGACAAAGCAAAGAACCAAGTGACAAGTCCAAGATAATTACTGGCATACCCAGTATTACGGACACGTGAAAGCTGTTCAGGTGACTTAAATCCAGACCAATGAGATGAAAGCCAGTCCCTTCTCTTTGGAACATAATCTTTGCTAGCcaagaattcttcattgaggaTATTATTAACTTTGTTGTTTATCCTATCAATGTCTTCTTTGGTTACTTGCCCAGATTCTAAAAGTTTCTTCTGGTAAATTTCAAGAGCTGAGGGATGATTCCTTATAACCTACGAAAGTAAGTAAGAAATGTCAGGATTCTTGATGACTGATACCAAAAACAGCAGTAGCATACTACAAAATATAATAGAGAGAAGAACTTTGTATACTTATCAGAAGACAAGATCCTcacttaaaacaaaattatcaagTTTCATGGAATATAAGAAAAACCTGGTACATTTTGGGCTGTGTGAAAGATGGCTCATCAATCTCATTATGCCCAAATCTTCGATAACAAACTAAATCAACCACAACATCAGAATGGAAAGTTTGACGCCACTCTGCTGCAAGCTCACAGACATGAACAACTGCTTCCATGTCGTCAGCATTTACATGGAAAATAGGGGCATTCAAGGCTTTTGCAACATCAGTGCAGTACTGAGAAGATCTGCCAGCCCTTGGATCAGTTGTAAAGGCAACTTGGTTGTTGACCACAATGTGTATGGTCCCACCAGTTGTGTAGTTCGGAAGAGCACTAAGATGAAGAGTTTCATAGACTACACCTTGTCCAGCAAAACTACCATCACCGTGGATCAAAACACCCATATTCTTGGTCCTGTCCAGATCACTCGAGTAATATTGCTTGGCTCTTGTTTTTCCAACAACAACTGGGTCAACAGCTTCCAAATGACTTGGATTTGCAACTAAAGACAAATGAATTCTCTTACCACCTCTAGTTGGTCGATCATAAGAAGTTCCCAAGTGATACTTAACATCACCAGTTCCTGTGTAGAGCCCAACTTCATCGACAGGCTTCGTGCCGCCACTAAATTCACTAAATATCTGAGCTAGAGGCTTTCGAACAACATTACCCAAAACATTCAGTCTTCCTCTATGAGGCATTCCAATAACTATGCTCTCAACACCAAGATCTGCCGCCCTATCAAACATCTCCTTCATTCCAGGAATCAATGTCTCCCCGCCTTCAAGCCCAAATCTCTTTGCTGTTGTCCATTTTGTGGCCAAGAAGTTCTCAAACTGTGTACTCCATATAAGCCTATCAAGAATAACTTCACGCCTTTGCCGATTGTATTGCATCGGTGTCGGAGTTTCAACCTTATCTCTCAACCAGTTGCATTTTTCACGATCAGCAATGTGCATGTATTCATACCCAATGCTCCCACAGTAAGCCTGCTCAAGCCTGGTCAATATGGATCTAAGGGTCTGCACTGGACGGTTCTCAGACAAAAACCCAGACATCCTCCATACACCTAAAAAGAACTCTCTATCAAGATCAGCTTCAGAGAACCCATAAAGTGCAGGGTCCAAATCATCTGGGATTTCTCGTTCTTCCAAACCCAAAGGATCCAACTTAGCTTTCATGTGACCATTAACCTGGTAAGCCCTCACAAGCAACAGCAAACGCATACTCTCCTGAATCGTTTGGCCAGAAATTCCAGGGGAAGTGGCAGCCTGACCCACAAAATTCCTGAAGAAATTGTCCCAGGACTCATCAACACTATTTGGGTCAGCTTCCCAAGCCCTTTGAAGCTCCTCCAAATAGACACTGCTGGTTCCATCTAAGAAACTATCAGTGAGCCTAGAGAGTGGCACAGGGCGAGGAACAGGTGCAGCTTGCGCCTTGGGTTTAAATATTGTGGTGTGGAAATAACGATTCTGAGAGGGAAGGACCCGTGTTCTAGCAGCATATGATCCACTCTGAGATAGAGTTCTTCTGATGGCAAGCTTTGCCACACTAGACCCAGCTCTAAACCACGCCATAGCTATTTTGAATCCGAAACCTATCTAAAAAGACTCACAATTCTTCCACAAACATCTATTTGTTCTTCCCCTCTAGCTGTGAAACACAACCTATTCTTAGACCcccccaaaaaattaaataaataagaataataataatatcaaaatgaaataataatttatatggtGGATTAATCAATTGTCGGAAcgagaacccaaaaaaaaaatttcaattgaatTCAATATTTAACAATTTCCCTAAACTAATTTTGGCGTAAATGGCAGAAAGAGCTAATATGagcttaacaaaaaaaaaaaagacaaaaaaacaaaacaaaacaacacgAAAAATGAAACTGAGATTAAGATTTACCAAATAAGATTTAAGTTATAgcactaaaaacaaaaataattaataaataaatgaactgtgatccaaaaaagtaaaaaataaaaaaatcaactgcTGAGCAGAATGAAATGGGGAAAATGATTCTGGAATACCTGAGAAACTGAAAGTGAAAACGCGAGAGAAAGATAGTAGAAAAAAGTGGTACGAAACCCTAATCGCTGTGAAGCGACTTTGAGATGGTGATTTTCAGCCTTTGCTTGGTGGCGTTTttattccctttcttttttccaCTTCTTCTGGAACcgaaattttctttctttcctttttcttttctttttttatttattttttcgttagttttaccaaataataatgtGCTTTTAATACTTCTAAATATTCATGACCAAAcccaacttttttttatttttttatttttcctaattccgttttaaacaaataaagattattactaaaatacaaaaaaattattatgtttctctctttcttgcATGGTAAACAATTATAGAGAGAatgtaattatttatcaaataaaaaaaaattataaacaatgaaatttgataacaaaaaaagtaaaagatattGGGTAATTTGGtagtataaaaaattcaatttcgtgatcaaaaaaaataatgaaaccaTTTTATTATCTTTGAATAGTTCATTCACATTTATATCActgaaaaagataaaagattatAATATTTAGGGAaggttctttgttttctttttatttttaattttttggtaaaaggGAAGGTTCTTTGTTGTTTCAACAAGGCAAACCCatttggaattgcaacaatTTGATCTGTTTCATAGGTTTTTTGCCAGTGTTATTGTTGTCTCAATTTTcacctctttctttttttttcttttttttttttttttttttttttttttttggggtagaaTGTTCAATTTTCATTAGTCAGAAACCGTGCCATGGATAATGAGAGAAGGATATTTGACTTTTGCTAGCcttgaattatttaatttgtttttattatttaatatttttgctaaTTATTTCCATTTGTTTTAGGTATTAAAAAAATCAGACGAAGCATTGTAATCGTTGTCACATTGTGAaagatatctttttaaaaagtttgtcaataaataaaaactttaatacATTTTTACAGCAATTTTGTTAATCACACATCCACACTCATATTCCCATGCAGAGGCTGAAATGGCATTCAATTTTCCATTAGACAAAGGAAAATCATTATGGAGGATTCACTTTGTTTGGTCATGaacttcatttatttttcatttaaaataatatatattatatatttagaattttttttttttttgaagtatatTTAGAATTTAGCTACTAAACACATGACCCCAATACATATAATTTGTAAGATATATTGCATGTAATAGGGCACCAATAGATGATGAAGACGcccaatatataaatacatataactCAATGGttttaaataattgaattaatttatcCTCAACTTTTTGAGGATATATTAGCTTAAACaccattatatacatataaatatattttactttacAGGACTCAAAAAGGCTCAAATTCTCACATTACTTATGATGCAAGTATTTAGGAGCCACCTCAACAAGTGGTGCAAAAGATTTTAGAAAAGCATTAAGAAAACAGAGGTTCATGGGATTTTCAGTAACAAGAAGAACGGTTTGAATACAAACTCTTATAATCTCTGTAAACAGAAGGAATAAGGAACAGCTTTTGTGTGTTCTTGGTAAGAAGCTTAAACCTGACTTTATCTATCTACATAAAAGAGtcaaatgataaaaacaaacCCCATAACCAAAAGATTTGAGGAGAAATAAAACCAATCGTGTTATTAAATTCCACAAATTaaatgttgaaaaataaaataaaacaaaattaaaaacctaatttttaatattagagaCTTGATAAGCTGGAAAAATATAAGAGGAACAGAATCATTTGGCTTGCATCAAATTTAATAGTACAACTAACGTCGATGCAGCATGTGCAGAACCTTTCCCTCTCTTTTCTACAGTAAGGTTTAGTTCTCATTGTGAACCGCAGCAAGACGACTTTTGCACAGCTTGGCCACCGGCAGCTTGGTCAGGGTTAATCTTAATTGTCTGTTCCTGGAATAATCAAACAAAATGGAGACTCCATTAAGATGtgagaaatatatatgtatatatatatattttttttttttttttattttttttttttctcttaccaCTTTGGATGGAGGACAACAATTTCTTTTTGGAAAGCAAGGATAAATGgaggaaacaaaaagtcaaaagacAATCATAAAGAATGAATGGAGAACAACCCACCTCGGAACCCCTTGAATCAGATTCTGCAAGTCTTTGTTTGATATCCCTTGCTATTGAAAAGAAAACTTCCTCCACATTCATATTCGTTTTTGCACTCTGCAGAACATAGTTTCTCCATAtaagcatattaaaaaaaaaaaataccattttgTAGTTTCCATAGATTTAAGCTCAGAGCACAATACTACTTACAGTTTCAAAGAACTTGATACCATACTCATCAGCAAGAGCTTGACCCTTGGAAGTGGGCACAGCctagcaaaagaaaagaaacattgAAGGAACACACTCAACACACACAATACAGACAGAGAAAGAAGGAACTTCACTCTAACaatatttaaagggaaaaaaatttctaaaacttATCCACAACTCAATCAATTAGGTGAAAGCAATGATATTATGCTGAAAGAGCAAATTGACATGCACAGAAATTCACCACACAGACACAAAGGTATTGAAATAAGTAGCTCAATGTAACATCtcaaatattctttttaaaaaaattactatccACAACTCAACCGATTAGGTGAAAGCAATGAGATTATGCTGAAGGAGCAATGAGATTATGCAGAAGGAGCAAATTGACATGCACAGAAATTCACCACACAGACATCAAGTATTGAATTAAGTAGGCTCAATGTAACATCtcaaatattcttttaaataaattttccaaattcATTGACACCATGATCTCACACTATTAGGTCAGAAAGCTGCAggtttcttttaataaaaaggaAGAAGCACCAAGCTAGGTCAGAAAGCTGTAggtttcttttaataaaaaggaAGAAGCACCAAGCATTTCCTgcaagcaaataattaaataagacCCACCCTTTTGCTCTCATCCATGTCAGCCTTGTTTCCCACCAAAATCTTGTTTACGTTGTCAGAAGCATGTTGTTCAATGTTGCGAATCCAGTTCCTAATGTCTACATTTGAAAAGGCGTCAACCATAAGTACCATGGCGAAGATTAAGTATACTAGTTTAAAGAGTGACAGAAAAAGCACCATGACAACAAATGCAGATCTTCAATCATAAACCTCAATCAAAGAAAGAACCAACATAATATCAAGGTCAGCATCACTACTTAACAAATTCCATTAGAAAGGATAACACACACAACATAATCTGGCAAAGCAATCCCAAAAGATGGACGAGCTCAATTAGCCAAtccattaaaacataaaatactataaacaaaatataatgatTCAAATCAAGCAAGCTATCCAAATTCCCCTGTTAAGAGTAAGGAAAAATGAGAAGTTACTGTTGAAAGATGACTCATCAGTAACATCATACACCAGCAAAATGCCCATTGCTCCTCGATAGTAAGCTGCAGAAAAGAATAGAAGATATAAGCAAACTCAAAGATGAGGATTCTCATGAAGGTAAACCAGAAGAAAAGTGGTAACTATTTCCAGAAATAAGCTgcgtatataaaatatatatatatatatggttagacCCTCCACAATGAAACTAAAAATCCATCCAGGTCAGATCTTTTAACTTGATGATATTATTTCAACCATCTGGAAATCCACCTTCTGCTCCAcagatttctattttttatatttccttaAAACTTTAAAGAAGTAACTCTAGAATTGGGTCACTTTTTTGTATCACAGCACACATGTGGTAAACAATGATGCAACATTTCATCCCTCCATTGACAACTCTCAAGTGCAATAGGACACATCCTACCATGCTATTGACTAGATTTCAAATCAAAGATCAAAAACTCAAAGCCCAACTCAAAGCCCGTATGCGTACCTGTTGTAATTGTCCTGAAGCGCTCTTGACCAGCTGTATCCCATATTTGCAGTTTAATTCTTTTACCATCAAGTTCAATGGTTCTTATCTTGAAATCAATGCtgttgagagagagaaaaataaaaaaataaaaaaatgaacaaaattcTTGTTCAACAGAGATCTAAAAGAAACTTTCAAATTATTCAACGAAAATCAGCAAAGCTAGGTTCAAGTATATTCTGTCCCTAATTTTTGCTCCATATGATAACCTTCATCTTTCCTTCATCACTTCCCCATCATTGTTTGCCTCATTTTTCACCTCAGACTTGAGACATCTCCTTGCATTCTCTTATCCAATGCCACTACCACAGGACCCTTGGAAAGAAAGACCATTGTGCCCAACATATAATCTTGAAGTGTACAGTTCCTTAAGTGCTCTACAAGCAGGATCTAATGATCATATCCTAACCACTTTCTATACTTCATTTCCCAAAGTTATTCACCAGATTTACCGGAAAACCCAAAAGTAAACATAGATCATCAATAATCATTTAGTTTCCTTCAACATTTTTCTTCTAACTCAAATAAGCAGACCCTTTTAACGAGTTGATGCTAAAAGAATTCAAGATAAAAAGTTTCCATGGTTTCAAAAGATACAAACCCAATAGTTGTAATAAAACTGGTTGTGAAGGAACCATCAGAGAAACGCAAAAGAAGACAACTCTTCCCCACACCTGCAAGAGGTTATCTGATGTTAAAAAACCAGGACCAAAAACTTCAGTAAGTGAATCAAAAAGATTGCTTCTAATCAGGAATAGACATACCAAATTCACCAAAAGTTCACAATTAGTATCAAATTCTCCAAACATGATTAGTCATGCGatcattca
Proteins encoded:
- the LOC107413536 gene encoding ras-related protein RAB1BV, translating into MAAPPARARADYDYLIKLLLIGDSGVGKSCLLLRFSDGSFTTSFITTIGIDFKIRTIELDGKRIKLQIWDTAGQERFRTITTAYYRGAMGILLVYDVTDESSFNNIRNWIRNIEQHASDNVNKILVGNKADMDESKRAVPTSKGQALADEYGIKFFETSAKTNMNVEEVFFSIARDIKQRLAESDSRGSEEQTIKINPDQAAGGQAVQKSSCCGSQ
- the LOC107413485 gene encoding uncharacterized protein LOC107413485 — its product is MAWFRAGSSVAKLAIRRTLSQSGSYAARTRVLPSQNRYFHTTIFKPKAQAAPVPRPVPLSRLTDSFLDGTSSVYLEELQRAWEADPNSVDESWDNFFRNFVGQAATSPGISGQTIQESMRLLLLVRAYQVNGHMKAKLDPLGLEEREIPDDLDPALYGFSEADLDREFFLGVWRMSGFLSENRPVQTLRSILTRLEQAYCGSIGYEYMHIADREKCNWLRDKVETPTPMQYNRQRREVILDRLIWSTQFENFLATKWTTAKRFGLEGGETLIPGMKEMFDRAADLGVESIVIGMPHRGRLNVLGNVVRKPLAQIFSEFSGGTKPVDEVGLYTGTGDVKYHLGTSYDRPTRGGKRIHLSLVANPSHLEAVDPVVVGKTRAKQYYSSDLDRTKNMGVLIHGDGSFAGQGVVYETLHLSALPNYTTGGTIHIVVNNQVAFTTDPRAGRSSQYCTDVAKALNAPIFHVNADDMEAVVHVCELAAEWRQTFHSDVVVDLVCYRRFGHNEIDEPSFTQPKMYQVIRNHPSALEIYQKKLLESGQVTKEDIDRINNKVNNILNEEFLASKDYVPKRRDWLSSHWSGFKSPEQLSRVRNTGVKPEILKNVGKAITSLPENFKPHRAVKKVYDQRAQMIETGEGIDWALGEALAFATLVIEGNHVRLSGQDVERGTFSHRHSVVHHQETGEKYCPLDHLIMNQDEEMFTVSNSSLSEFGVLGFELGYSMESPNALVIWEAQFGDFANGAQVIFDQFLSSGESKWLRQTGLVVLLPHGYDGQGPEHSSARLERFLQMSDDNPFVIPEMDPTLRTQIQECNWQVVNVTTPANYFHVLRRQIHRDFRKPLIVMAPKNLLRHKDCKSNLSEFDDVQGHPGFDKQGTRFKRLIKDQNDHSDLEEGIRRLVLCSGKVYYELEEERKKASAKDVAICRVEQLCPFPYDLIQRELKRYPNAEIVWCQEEPMNMGAYSYIAPRLSTAMKALNRGTVDDVKYVGRAPSAATATGFYQVHVKEQAELVHKAIQPEPIEFP